From the genome of Brevundimonas sp. NIBR11:
GCAAATCCTGACCGGGCCGAAATCTCTTCATCGCGCTAAGGACATTTCCTCGATAGCGGGCCGTCTTCCCACGGGCCGCGATGCGAGTTTTACAGAGGTGAGACGTGGCCGAATCGGTCGTGACTGAACATCCCGAGGGCGACGCCACTCGCCGGGACTTCATCCATATCGCGGCCGGCGCCGCGGCCGCGGGCGCCGGCGTCATGGTGGTGTGGCCGCTGGTCAACTCCATGAACCCGGCCGCCGACACCCTGGCGCTGTCGACCGTCGAGTTCGACACGTCGAAGGTCGCCGAGGGAATGCAGATCGTCATCACCTGGCAGGGCAAGCCGGTGTTCGTGCGCAACCGCACTCCCGCTGAGCTGCAGCGCGTGATCGCCGACAACAACGCCTCGGACCTTAAGGAACCGCAGACAGACCAGGAACGCACCAAGGAGGGCCATGAGCCCATGCTGGTCGTGATCGGCTCCTGCACCCACCTGGGCTGCATCCCCACCTTCGGTTCGGGCGACTTCGGCGGCTGGTTCTGCCCCTGCCACGGTTCGCACTACGACGCCTCGGGCCG
Proteins encoded in this window:
- the petA gene encoding ubiquinol-cytochrome c reductase iron-sulfur subunit yields the protein MAESVVTEHPEGDATRRDFIHIAAGAAAAGAGVMVVWPLVNSMNPAADTLALSTVEFDTSKVAEGMQIVITWQGKPVFVRNRTPAELQRVIADNNASDLKEPQTDQERTKEGHEPMLVVIGSCTHLGCIPTFGSGDFGGWFCPCHGSHYDASGRIRKGPAPKNLVVPEYEFTAGSTIRIG